The genomic region TTCATTTAAAAAAGTGACAGATTAAGAGGCCCATTAAAGTTCGGTTTTAGGCCCAACCGTACCAATACCAACCGAAAGTTCGGGATACCGATTTTTTCAGCCGGTATTGGTATCAAAATTTGTCTACCGACATAAGTCGGGACGGTTTACGGTTTGGGACAAAAAAGTCGGTAACCGTACCGGTTCCACCCCTAGATTGTCGTTCCAATCTTTTTGTACACGTCCCCAAAGAATATATAATCGGGTAATCATTTTGTAGTATATAGAAACCAAATCTAAGAAAATGTATCCGTATAGAGAATGTCCATATTTTACACCAATGTATCTGTGATCATTGGTCGACTTCAGTTACAAGCAATAGTGTGATACTCAAGAACAAGTTTAGTGTAAGATAATCAAGAACAATGTAAACTTGTAAAGGGTTAAACTTCCTAAACAAAATCATTTACTCCTCAATGACCCAAAATCATTTACTACATGCCTTACAAGCATGCATTATAATTCTTCACGGGTAATTCACCTCAGTGTAGTCTATCATTTAGCATGGCTCGTAAATAATGTATTAGCACTTGATGTACGTAATTAAGGAAGGGATAGTTGTTGGGTGATAGCATTGAATATTTCAGGATCATGTACGTGCATTTCTAATCTCTTTAAATTCTTCTCTTGTGTACAAAATGGACAAAGTTCATGCATCATTCATTTTAATCTATTTCCACTTTCATGTATATCACATACTTTGAAAGAATTATAGAAGGTGCTACGAATCTTTGTACAACATTGTTTCACTATTAAAGTTTAAGTTTGAGTTTTGATTATGTTTTTACGATCAAAAGAAACAGTGAATAAGTAATATGAAAGAATACTCTCTCGATTCTTGTATTTTTTATAATTTTTAGTATCTAAAATATAACGACAAATTGACAATCGAAACCTTTTTAAGTATTCGGACTTTCAGCTCTCACATTCAATTAACAATTCTGTTGAATTTTAGCTGTATATTTCTTGTAAGGTTAAAAAAATAAAATAAAAATAAAAAATAAAAAACTGACGGCTGCTTTCATAGGATTCTTCTGTGTTTCTGAGAGAGATCCTCCATCTCAATGTGTGCATAATTTAATACCCAAACAGGTAGAGAAAAACTAAATGAAACTTCCCAAAATAACATTTGTTTTGTAAGTGGGTCGGGTCATGGATACCATAAAAATCCCCCAATTTGGGGGTTTATCCGGGGTTTCCATTTCCATCGCTTTCCCAAAACTCACTCTCACTCTCACTCTCACTCCTTCACTTCCTTCTTGGCTTTCTTCTATCATGCACACCACCACCGCCCTATAACCACCACCGCCAGCCATGACCCAACACCGCCAACCCCAACCCCACCGCCGCTCCACCTGTCACCGCCACCCCACCACACCCATCACCGGATTCTGCGCCCCTTGCCTCAGCGAACGCCTCGCCGGCCTCGACTCCGCCTCCTCCTCCGCCGCCGACACCGCCGCAGGCGGTGTTCCCCCAACTTCCCAGACCGCGCATTCCGGGCCTTCGGAGCTCCGCCGCAGCAAATCGTGCTGCGGGACTCGACCCGAGTACCCGCCGGAGCCTCCGCGGCGAAAGTCGTGCGACGTCAGGAACCGGAACACTCTCTCGGAGCTTTTCAACATCGACGACGACCGCAAGGGCCTGCCCAGAAACTTCGAGATCGAGCCGAGCGGGCATGGCTTCGAATTGAAAGAAGCGGCGCCGGAGGAGGAGGAGAATGGGGACGAAATTAGGGTTTCGGACGCGGAGTTCAAGACGATGAAGGAGCTGATAGATCTCGAGCTGCAGAGGAAGAAGGGTAACGGCCGAGATTTGAGAGAAATCGCAGGGACATTTTGGGAAAGTGCCTCGAACAAAGTGAGGCAATGGCGCCTGAAGCAGAAGGCCAAGAAGCTCGGAAGCGAGGGTTTCGGGTCGGAGAAGAGGAGCACACGGCGGGGGCTGAGGGAGACTCAATCGGAGGTGGGAGAGTACGCATTGGGCCGGAGATCCTGCGATACGGATCTGGATCCGGGTCGGATGTCGCTGGATGAGCCTCGGGCTTCGTGGGACGGGTACTTGAGCACCAGAGCTTACCCGAGGATGACTCCGATGGTTGCGGTGGTGGAGGATGTGAAGATGAGTGAGGAGGAGGGTTTGGAGAGCTTGGAGAGGAGTCCGGGAGGCTCCGCGCAGACTAAGGACTACTACTTTTCGCAGACGAGGCGGCGGAGGAGCTTTGAGAGGTCGAGTAGTTGTGCTCATAGCAAAGGGGTAATGGCGGCCGAGGTGGATGAGTTGAAGCTGGTTTCTAGTGGTGCTACGGAGTTGTTCTACGGGGCGAAAGTGCTGATTACAGAGAAGGAATTGATGGAGTCGAGTTCTTCGAATTCAAAGTCTGTGGAAGAAGATGGTGTGGCGGGTGGTTGTGGTGTTGGGATTGAAGGTATTTGTGGGAATGCAGGTGCTGTTTCGTCGAATGGAGTTGATCAGAAGCCGCAGAAATGGCACAAGAGATGGAAGTTCTGGGGGCAGAGGAAAAGCCAGCCGAAAGTTGATGATGAGTCTTGGAAGAAGCTGAGGAGGGTTTCTAATGGAGAAGCCAATCCCACTGTTAGCCAGAAGCTGATTCGAAGCTACAGTGTGAGCTGCAGAAACTCCTGCAAAATGGTGGGTTTGTTTAGTAATGTGAGCACTGTGGAGAGCAAAGGGAATGGCTTGAAGACGCTGCAGAGGAACAGAAGTGCACGATACTCACCGAGCAATCTTGATCACGGCCTGTTGAGGTTTTACTTGACGCCATTGAGGAGCTATAGGAGGAGTGAATCAGGGAAGAGTAGGCTGCCAAACAACCACTCCTTGCAGACTTTGGCCAAGAATATGTTGTAGTAAAGGTGCACCACCATGTCTATGGATGTCATGATGATCAGGTCATGTTGTAAAGCCATATATAGTTGCCTTTCTTGTTCTTTTGAGAGCAAATCTCTCCCTAACATGTCTTTCCTAAGTCCTAACATTGCCAATAATCTGAAACCGCTACCCCTATTCCTATTTGATGTCTAATCTGTCTGTAATTGAGATCTCAGGAGTTAATGTTATTTCCTATATGTAAATTTCTCTAATTTCTCAGAAGGATGTTTGGTTGTAGTTCCCTTTCACTATCTAGTTTACGTAGCTGCATATGATGTTTAAAGAGTCTGTAATACATTGCAGATTCTGATCTCTGAATCCTGGGTTGGTCCATGTTTTGTTATAAGAATGCAATTTAGGGTTCTTCATTGGGTTTCTTAAGATGAAGTGTTCATTTGCTTATTCCCCAAAGGAGCAAAGAATTTACATGAATGAGAAAGCTTGTATATAAAGCTTTCCCTAAAAGCCCTTCTACCAGCACATTTGCTGTATTCCCCAAAACAAGACAGTTTCAGAAGGGAGAGCAAAAGCTTGTATGAAATGCTTCTCTATAAAGTTCTTTTATTTGGTAGCAGTTTTATGCAGCTTGTTTGTTTAAAAAAGCCATGCGCTTCTATCTTGCATATATGTATGTGTATCTCACACAATGTCCTCAGAAGGGACCTAATAATTGCCTTTACGCAAAGAGACAGTTCTGTCTGGTTCAACCCAAAGCTGTAAAGAACCAAAATAGTGAGTGGGGAAACAAACCAACTTTAAACACAGCCCAAGTAGATTGTCGCAACTTTTACTACACTCTGTATCAGAAACATTCCAAGGCGAGCTTTTCCGAGTTAACCCTTTCAACCAAAAGTCGAAAACATGTTTCGGGTGCTGAACATCTCAGTTCATCAAATCAAAAAACTTCGAAAACATGATAAAATCTCATGCAACTTTGTTCCACAAACCCACAATTTCGATCATTATTATAAACAACCTGGATTACTGAAACGTCTGCACAAAATCATACACGAATTCACCTCCTTACATTCATTCACTCAACATCATAGCCCTTCTCTTGAAGCTCCGAAATAACCTCATTCCTCATCCTGATCCACAGCTTCTGCGCTTCCTGCTCAAACTTCTTGTTCTGCAGCTCCTTCTGATAGTTCAGCGCATCTTTATCCGTCTCAATGAACCCTTTCGGGCCAATCGTCGTGCCGATCATGCCACCTTTGGCCACAAACTCTTCCATTGCTTCTTCGTCTCCCGGGTATGGAAACTCTCGCCGCTCATACAAGTGAGCTAGCTCTCTCTCTTCCTTGGGAAGAGGCTTCAGCGTCCACCATCCGAGTGGCGATTTCTCATTGTAGAGCCAAGCTGCTCCACCCAGTGTGTATGTGCATAGTAAAGCCTTGCCGATTTGCTTCCAGAAGTGATAGTCCTCCTTGCCGCATCCTATTTTCTTCAAGAACTTCTGGGCATTCAACGATTTCGCCGCCTCGTAACCTGAAATGTCAATATTCAGAACAAAAAACTCAGGACATTTTCAGTTAAGCATTTCATCAAACATTTGGTGTGCATGACTTAAGAAGCTGAACCAGAAAAACAACCGAGAAAATATAGAAAGCTTTGATTTGGGCTTTGATTGCTTGCTGGGAATAATCAGATATTTACCTGCTTGAGCCTGCTGATAGCGCTTCCAAGTCATTTGCGATCAGAGAGGGAAGAACAGCGTTTCTGATCTTTTTTCAGTTTTTTTCAAACGGGTTAGCTTATTTAAGGGCACAAAATTGACAGAAAAGCTTGTTATCTCTTTAGGCCTATTTTGGACGAAGCCCATTGCACTTGATATAGAAATTAAGAGATTTTCTTTTTTAGTTTACTACCTTAGCAAAACTACTCAACTTCGAACCACATGAAGTGTAAAGTTGGTCGAGCGGCTTAGTATGAAACCCACATGTTTAGAATTCGAGTCTCAACTTCCACCAATTTCTGACCAGCAGAGATGCGCCTGCCGCCAAAGATTAGTATGGCTTTGATGTGGCACTCTCGTGGACATCGGTCTAAATACTAAATCGGTGGGTATGTTACTAACTTGCTAAAATAACCGAGGTAGCTTGCTATCTCAATCCCAATACCCAAAAAAAAAAAAAAAAATTAACTCGACTTTGAGACACAAAAATCCCAAATGTTAGAGGTGGAGGGATTCGTTTAGGACAAGACAACCGGAAGCCGAACTGTCCTATTGTTTGGGAGATGATTTCTAATTAGATTATCTGCCAATGTAATGGTCTGACCACCTGATAAAAAAAATATTTAAAAAATAAAAAATAAAACAAAACCTTTGGCGTCATAAATAGTATTTAGTGGTAAAATCATGAATTAAAGGTACTGTGAATGTATTGTAATGCTGAACCGGCAAGAAATAAGCACATCAGAGCACTGCACAAAAATCAGTAAGCAATGCTCATGAACTCTGATGCTTGAGACTTGAGAGTGGTAGATATGTTGGAATGTACTTGAGAACAAAGACAAATTTTAACTTGATCAAACAAACTTGTGTCTCACTTCTTTTCTACCATTTGTGCTCAATAAACAGTTGACCACAACCATAGGAGTAATTTTTACC from Fragaria vesca subsp. vesca linkage group LG3, FraVesHawaii_1.0, whole genome shotgun sequence harbors:
- the LOC101296364 gene encoding UPF0503 protein At3g09070, chloroplastic-like, whose translation is MTQHRQPQPHRRSTCHRHPTTPITGFCAPCLSERLAGLDSASSSAADTAAGGVPPTSQTAHSGPSELRRSKSCCGTRPEYPPEPPRRKSCDVRNRNTLSELFNIDDDRKGLPRNFEIEPSGHGFELKEAAPEEEENGDEIRVSDAEFKTMKELIDLELQRKKGNGRDLREIAGTFWESASNKVRQWRLKQKAKKLGSEGFGSEKRSTRRGLRETQSEVGEYALGRRSCDTDLDPGRMSLDEPRASWDGYLSTRAYPRMTPMVAVVEDVKMSEEEGLESLERSPGGSAQTKDYYFSQTRRRRSFERSSSCAHSKGVMAAEVDELKLVSSGATELFYGAKVLITEKELMESSSSNSKSVEEDGVAGGCGVGIEGICGNAGAVSSNGVDQKPQKWHKRWKFWGQRKSQPKVDDESWKKLRRVSNGEANPTVSQKLIRSYSVSCRNSCKMVGLFSNVSTVESKGNGLKTLQRNRSARYSPSNLDHGLLRFYLTPLRSYRRSESGKSRLPNNHSLQTLAKNML
- the LOC101299456 gene encoding uncharacterized protein LOC101299456, giving the protein MTWKRYQQAQAGYEAAKSLNAQKFLKKIGCGKEDYHFWKQIGKALLCTYTLGGAAWLYNEKSPLGWWTLKPLPKEERELAHLYERREFPYPGDEEAMEEFVAKGGMIGTTIGPKGFIETDKDALNYQKELQNKKFEQEAQKLWIRMRNEVISELQEKGYDVE